In Candidatus Epulonipiscium viviparus, one DNA window encodes the following:
- a CDS encoding leucine-rich repeat domain-containing protein, which yields MNETIKVLKKIFEKYGDQFLTDRAQYKEVVKTLLINEDRNLILAAIDKEVDIAVANTVSSINDEKAIELIVADLVTLSMWRFDAAKRAVNYFVQARFDIQYDITEFKIIDEVLVKYIGSQSEIQIPTGVHIIGQEAFADCQTITSLSIPEGVVSIADKAFNNCLNLISVLIPTSLLSIGASAFNNCSDLTMVAMSKNTSSKDAISQSIVYDEAFSVYSTAIAPINEIGDYAFHGCINLSHITIPEHITHIGNNAFSDCLSLTTIIIPESVLSIGFGAFHDCVSLINVILPDNLTVLESLLFSNCTSLVTILLPENITKIGDETFRGCSKLKNIFIPETLTQIGNLAFSECVYLDNVVIPAAVTRIGFAAFNKCFKLSHINIPDGVIQIKKYTFNECTNLSAVSIPDSVAVIGKYAFSMCVSIEKITLPEGILKIEEWTFNDCLSLTSINLPSTVTSIGIMAFNGCRNLPKITIPHGVTSIGVRAFSYCWNLTDIVIPKTVTHIDHLAFFACVSLKNIDISQGVSSVGNNVFSACSSLSEVALSEGVTLVGEKIFLKCSRLTRISLPASLKVITVSHNVQEWNALNQGVIPSPLQHLVLHSNYQQDITNTDWLWKFLV from the coding sequence ATGAATGAAACAATCAAAGTATTGAAAAAAATCTTTGAAAAATATGGAGATCAATTTTTAACAGATAGGGCTCAATACAAAGAAGTCGTTAAAACTTTGCTTATCAACGAAGACAGGAACTTGATACTTGCAGCAATTGACAAAGAAGTGGACATCGCTGTTGCAAATACCGTATCTTCCATTAACGACGAAAAAGCAATTGAGTTAATTGTTGCCGACTTAGTTACCCTATCCATGTGGAGATTTGATGCTGCCAAGCGTGCAGTCAATTATTTTGTACAAGCAAGATTTGATATTCAATACGATATTACTGAATTTAAGATTATCGATGAGGTGCTAGTAAAATATATTGGTTCCCAATCTGAAATTCAGATTCCAACTGGTGTACATATAATAGGACAAGAAGCTTTTGCAGATTGCCAAACCATAACTAGTCTCTCTATTCCAGAAGGCGTAGTTAGCATCGCAGACAAAGCATTTAACAACTGTCTAAACCTAATTAGTGTACTAATTCCAACCAGTCTTCTCAGCATTGGTGCCAGCGCGTTCAACAATTGCAGTGATTTAACCATGGTTGCCATGTCTAAAAACACCTCATCCAAAGATGCGATATCGCAATCTATTGTCTATGACGAAGCCTTCTCTGTGTACTCCACCGCAATTGCACCTATTAACGAAATCGGCGACTATGCTTTCCATGGATGTATAAATTTATCCCACATAACAATTCCCGAACATATAACACATATTGGAAACAATGCATTCAGCGATTGCTTAAGTTTAACGACAATTATTATTCCCGAAAGCGTTCTCAGCATCGGCTTTGGAGCATTTCATGATTGTGTCAGCCTCATCAACGTTATTTTACCTGATAATCTTACCGTTTTGGAAAGTCTTCTCTTTAGTAATTGTACTAGCCTAGTCACAATTCTTTTACCAGAAAACATAACTAAAATAGGTGATGAAACATTTCGAGGCTGCTCCAAATTGAAAAATATTTTTATTCCTGAAACTCTAACTCAAATTGGCAATCTTGCATTTAGCGAATGTGTCTATCTCGATAACGTAGTTATCCCTGCTGCAGTTACTCGTATCGGATTTGCCGCATTCAATAAATGTTTCAAATTATCTCATATCAATATTCCTGACGGCGTTATTCAAATCAAGAAATATACCTTCAATGAATGCACAAATTTATCTGCAGTTAGCATCCCCGACTCTGTTGCTGTCATTGGCAAATACGCCTTTAGCATGTGCGTGAGTATCGAAAAAATTACTCTTCCGGAGGGCATCCTAAAAATTGAGGAGTGGACATTTAACGATTGCCTAAGTCTTACGAGTATAAACCTACCTTCTACAGTTACTAGCATCGGCATTATGGCGTTTAATGGTTGTCGCAATCTTCCTAAAATTACCATTCCTCACGGCGTTACTAGCATTGGCGTTCGTGCGTTTAGCTATTGCTGGAACCTTACGGATATTGTCATTCCCAAAACTGTAACACACATCGATCACCTCGCGTTCTTTGCTTGTGTGAGTCTCAAAAATATCGATATCTCGCAGGGCGTCTCTAGTGTAGGTAATAACGTTTTTAGTGCTTGCTCCAGCTTATCCGAAGTGGCATTATCTGAGGGCGTTACTCTAGTTGGCGAAAAAATCTTTCTAAAGTGTAGTCGACTCACTCGCATCTCCCTACCTGCTAGTCTCAAGGTTATTACTGTTTCTCACAATGTACAGGAGTGGAACGCTCTCAACCAGGGCGTTATTCCTTCTCCTTTGCAGCATCTCGTGTTGCATTCAAATTATCAGCAAGATATTACTAATACCGATTGGCTTTGGAAGTTTTTGGTTTAA
- a CDS encoding glycoside hydrolase family 31 protein has protein sequence MLKVIPKVSYAIESFVKTNTAVTFTAARGKLRLKPQNDKIIRVTYTEREDFVAEVGAGIEKDLDYTSWSLAEEPKHYVLQTSLLTVHIIKETGQLKYFSKKGNLLLQESEIESHQLMQFESMRVVVDKNLQIEEEETPDGMKQVIKSSAKEFDKNLYRTRLGLQFQTREKLYGLGQAEEGTLNLRGTTQYLHQANLKIAIPMLVSTAGYGLLSATASPAIFSDTAYGSYFYTEADIEMDFYFIAGAKIDDVIHGYRLLTGKAAMLPRWAFGFVQSQEAYETQAEILDVAKGYRDRKIGIDCLVMDWRSWEGDGWGQKTVDKNRFPDLRLMTNTLREQNIHFMLSMWPNMHATTENYKEFAAAGLLLPAHNIYNALDADARKLYFKQTNDGLFSQGVDSFWCDCSEPFCPEWTSGSFKREPSYNFYRFFEVASKYLPAELTNSYSLFHAQAIYEGQREVDDSKRVLNLTRSSYTGGQKYGVVVWSGDTCASWETFAKQIVAGLNLCASGLPYWTLDIGAFFVKYGEKWFWKGKYNKGLEDLGYRELFVRWFQYGVFMPMFRSHGTDIRREMWNFDAKEDHRFYDALVAANQLRYTLIPYIYSMAAAVYFDDYTIMRLLAFDFAEDVIACEVKDEFMFGDILVCPVTEPMYYESDSAEIFNVAKTREVYLPKGTAWYNFYSDEKFEGGKTITVDADLSKIPLFVREGAIIPRTEATQSTADAAKTKLLVHIYGGKSSTFNLYQDKGDGYGYETGDYGIAKLLWDGKTATVDGEADVAEFIVH, from the coding sequence ATGTTAAAAGTGATTCCAAAAGTTTCGTACGCAATAGAAAGTTTTGTAAAGACAAATACGGCTGTGACATTCACTGCTGCTAGAGGAAAGTTAAGACTAAAGCCGCAAAATGATAAGATTATTCGTGTAACATATACAGAGCGCGAGGATTTTGTAGCAGAGGTGGGTGCGGGTATCGAAAAGGATCTCGACTATACCAGTTGGTCGCTTGCGGAAGAGCCAAAGCATTATGTTCTGCAAACGAGTTTATTGACGGTCCATATTATAAAAGAGACAGGACAGCTAAAATATTTTAGCAAGAAGGGCAATCTATTGCTACAGGAATCCGAAATTGAAAGTCACCAGCTGATGCAATTCGAATCGATGCGCGTGGTAGTAGATAAAAATTTGCAAATAGAAGAAGAGGAAACGCCAGACGGGATGAAGCAGGTGATTAAAAGCTCTGCCAAAGAGTTTGACAAAAACTTGTATCGTACACGCCTGGGATTGCAGTTTCAGACAAGGGAGAAGCTCTATGGACTGGGCCAGGCAGAAGAGGGTACGCTAAACCTGAGAGGTACAACACAATATTTGCATCAGGCAAATCTAAAGATTGCAATACCGATGCTAGTTTCGACTGCTGGATATGGCTTGCTATCAGCAACGGCGAGCCCGGCAATATTTAGCGATACTGCATATGGATCGTATTTTTATACAGAAGCCGATATAGAAATGGACTTTTATTTTATAGCAGGCGCAAAGATTGATGATGTGATTCATGGGTATCGATTGCTAACAGGCAAGGCTGCGATGCTACCAAGATGGGCATTTGGGTTTGTACAGTCGCAGGAGGCATATGAGACTCAGGCAGAAATACTAGATGTTGCCAAAGGATATAGAGACAGAAAAATTGGCATAGATTGCCTTGTAATGGATTGGAGATCATGGGAAGGAGATGGATGGGGTCAAAAGACGGTAGACAAAAATCGTTTTCCAGACTTGAGACTGATGACAAATACTTTGCGAGAGCAGAATATTCATTTTATGCTATCGATGTGGCCAAACATGCATGCAACTACAGAAAACTATAAAGAGTTTGCGGCAGCGGGACTGCTATTGCCAGCGCATAATATTTATAACGCATTGGACGCAGATGCTAGAAAGCTGTATTTTAAGCAAACAAACGACGGGTTATTTAGCCAGGGAGTTGATTCGTTCTGGTGTGACTGCAGCGAGCCGTTTTGCCCCGAGTGGACTAGTGGTAGCTTTAAACGTGAGCCAAGCTATAATTTTTATAGATTTTTTGAGGTAGCAAGTAAGTATCTGCCAGCAGAGCTCACAAATTCTTATTCACTGTTTCATGCTCAGGCAATATATGAAGGGCAGCGAGAAGTCGATGATTCTAAACGTGTTTTAAACCTAACAAGAAGTAGTTATACAGGAGGTCAAAAATATGGCGTTGTCGTCTGGTCGGGAGATACGTGCGCATCGTGGGAGACGTTTGCGAAGCAGATTGTCGCAGGGCTCAATTTGTGTGCCTCGGGATTGCCGTATTGGACACTGGATATAGGTGCGTTTTTTGTAAAATATGGAGAAAAATGGTTTTGGAAAGGTAAGTACAACAAAGGGCTAGAGGATCTTGGCTATAGAGAATTGTTTGTGAGATGGTTTCAATATGGGGTATTTATGCCGATGTTTAGAAGTCATGGAACAGACATCAGGCGAGAGATGTGGAACTTTGATGCCAAAGAGGACCATAGATTTTATGATGCGCTAGTGGCAGCCAATCAGCTTCGATACACATTGATACCGTATATATATTCTATGGCGGCGGCAGTATATTTTGATGACTATACGATAATGAGATTGCTAGCATTTGACTTTGCGGAAGATGTCATTGCTTGTGAAGTGAAAGACGAATTTATGTTTGGCGACATACTGGTTTGCCCGGTTACAGAACCGATGTATTATGAAAGTGATTCTGCAGAAATTTTTAATGTAGCGAAAACTAGAGAAGTGTATTTGCCAAAAGGTACTGCATGGTATAATTTCTATAGCGACGAAAAGTTTGAGGGAGGAAAAACTATCACTGTCGATGCTGACCTGAGTAAAATTCCATTGTTTGTAAGAGAGGGGGCAATTATTCCGCGAACAGAAGCAACACAGAGTACGGCAGATGCGGCAAAGACCAAATTGCTAGTTCATATATACGGAGGCAAATCGTCAACTTTCAATTTGTATCAAGACAAAGGCGATGGGTATGGCTACGAAACAGGAGACTATGGAATTGCAAAGTTACTATGGGACGGCAAAACTGCTACAGTAGATGGTGAAGCCGATGTAGCAGAGTTTATAGTGCATTAA
- a CDS encoding ECF transporter S component: MKTNTKALTLLGVLLAVEILLSYTPLGFIPLPFMNATTTHIPVIIGGVFLGPVGGGILGLAFGLLSILRATMAPTLTSFVFSPFVSIGGVDGNFWSVVIAIVPRILIGVLSYYAYALCKKYKVKDMLAYAVTGIVGSLTNTIFVMGLIYVCFGEPYAAAVGVEAAALFGFIMGIVGMNGVPEAIIAAIIVSMLCKILKPLFKGDLRLRFR, from the coding sequence ATGAAGACTAATACCAAAGCACTAACTCTTTTGGGGGTATTGCTAGCAGTTGAAATTTTGCTATCATACACTCCACTCGGATTTATCCCGCTACCATTTATGAACGCCACGACAACTCATATTCCGGTAATTATTGGGGGCGTATTTTTGGGGCCTGTGGGCGGAGGAATTCTTGGCCTAGCTTTTGGATTGCTATCTATTTTGCGTGCAACGATGGCACCAACTCTTACATCGTTTGTATTTTCGCCATTTGTAAGCATAGGAGGAGTAGACGGAAACTTTTGGAGCGTTGTCATTGCAATTGTTCCGAGAATTTTGATAGGAGTTCTGAGCTATTATGCATATGCTTTGTGCAAGAAATATAAGGTAAAAGATATGTTAGCCTACGCAGTAACAGGAATAGTGGGGTCGTTAACTAATACGATTTTTGTTATGGGGCTAATTTATGTATGTTTTGGTGAGCCATATGCGGCAGCTGTGGGAGTAGAAGCGGCGGCGTTGTTTGGATTTATCATGGGAATAGTGGGAATGAATGGCGTACCGGAGGCTATCATTGCTGCAATCATTGTTAGTATGCTTTGTAAAATTTTGAAACCGTTATTTAAGGGAGATTTAAGGTTAAGATTTAGGTAA
- a CDS encoding UxaA family hydrolase, giving the protein MKSYIKINKDDNVVVALTDLHKGEMVEGIALLEEIAQGHKAAIANIVAGECAIKYGAPIGYAKENIAAGAWVHTHNIKTTLGDINEYTYTPAIKELAMEAPAVFEGYKRKNGKVGIRNEIFIIPTVGCVNNIAGEIARRTQNLLCTNIEAIVAYSHPYGCSQMGEDQENTKKILANLINHPNAGAVLVLGLGCENSNIEELKKYIGEYDPERVKFVVCQEEDDEIAHSVAVVEALAAYAKQFKRETCCTKDLIVGLKCGGSDGLSGITANPAVGEFSDILIAKGGITILTEVPEMFGAERLLMDRCESEEVFSKTVKLINDFKEYFISHNQVVYENPSPGNKKGGISTLEDKSLGCTQKAGKSKVVDVLEYGETAHKAGLNLLSSPGNDLVAATALAASGAQIVLFTTGRGTPFASPVPTIKISSNSALSNKKQKWIDFDCGKMATEEVEIGKELFEYVLAVASGKKVNSEILGIRDMAIFKQGVTL; this is encoded by the coding sequence GTGAAAAGTTATATCAAAATTAATAAAGATGACAACGTTGTAGTGGCGCTGACTGATCTACACAAAGGAGAAATGGTAGAAGGGATAGCCTTACTAGAAGAGATAGCACAAGGACACAAAGCTGCGATAGCCAATATAGTAGCGGGAGAGTGTGCGATCAAATATGGTGCACCAATCGGGTATGCAAAGGAAAATATAGCTGCAGGTGCGTGGGTGCATACGCATAATATAAAAACGACGCTTGGAGATATAAACGAATACACATATACGCCGGCAATCAAAGAATTGGCAATGGAGGCTCCAGCAGTATTTGAGGGCTATAAACGCAAGAATGGCAAAGTGGGGATAAGAAACGAGATTTTTATTATACCAACAGTTGGATGCGTAAATAATATAGCAGGAGAAATTGCAAGGCGCACCCAAAATTTACTGTGCACTAATATAGAAGCTATTGTAGCCTATTCGCATCCGTATGGCTGTTCGCAAATGGGTGAAGATCAGGAAAACACAAAAAAGATTTTGGCAAATTTAATAAATCATCCGAATGCAGGAGCCGTGTTGGTTTTAGGCTTGGGCTGCGAAAACTCAAATATAGAAGAACTGAAAAAGTATATTGGAGAATACGATCCGGAGCGCGTAAAATTTGTGGTCTGCCAAGAAGAAGACGATGAGATAGCCCACTCGGTAGCAGTAGTGGAAGCCCTCGCTGCATATGCAAAGCAGTTTAAGAGAGAGACCTGTTGCACCAAAGATCTGATAGTAGGGTTAAAATGCGGTGGTTCAGATGGGTTATCCGGAATAACAGCGAATCCTGCAGTGGGAGAATTTTCAGATATTTTAATTGCCAAGGGCGGAATAACGATCTTAACAGAAGTGCCAGAAATGTTTGGAGCTGAGAGACTTCTTATGGACAGATGCGAAAGCGAAGAAGTGTTTTCGAAGACAGTAAAGCTGATCAATGATTTCAAGGAGTATTTTATATCGCATAACCAGGTAGTCTATGAGAATCCGTCACCAGGAAATAAAAAGGGAGGAATTTCAACATTAGAAGATAAGTCGTTAGGATGCACACAAAAGGCAGGAAAAAGCAAAGTTGTAGATGTGCTAGAATATGGAGAAACGGCACATAAGGCGGGGCTAAATCTTCTAAGTTCGCCAGGCAACGATCTCGTAGCAGCAACAGCGTTGGCAGCATCAGGTGCGCAAATCGTATTATTTACAACAGGCAGAGGAACGCCATTCGCATCTCCGGTGCCAACGATCAAGATATCATCAAATAGTGCGTTATCCAATAAGAAGCAAAAGTGGATAGATTTTGATTGCGGCAAGATGGCAACAGAAGAGGTAGAAATAGGCAAAGAGTTATTCGAGTATGTCCTTGCAGTGGCGAGCGGAAAAAAGGTAAATTCAGAGATATTGGGAATTCGAGATATGGCAATATTCAAGCAAGGGGTAACGTTATAA
- a CDS encoding tagaturonate reductase, whose protein sequence is MKTLNYKTLAELGFDEFLLTEGKERILQFGEGNFLRAFVDYFVDVMNEKVGFDTKVVIVQPIKPGLAQVINEQEGLYTLYLRGNEKGHKVNEKRVISSVSRCINPYDDYNEFLALAKGEDIRIIASNTTEAGIAFDAACKFDDAPPAAFPAKLTRFMYERFKDNRKGFVILSCELIDDNGKELLKCVEEYAKLWALGDDFVAWVREENIFCSTLVDRIVTGYPRGEAEELCEALGYQDNLIVTAETFGFWVIEGPSALEAELPFKEAGLPVVITDNHKPYKERKVRILNGAHTSMVLGAYLAGFDIVRDCMGDEVVSGFMNKAIFDEIIPTLSLPKDELVEFANSVKDRFNNPYIDHKLLDISLNSTSKLKARILPTVKDYVAKFGTLPKCLTAAFAFYIAFYRRGKTMAENALIAERHGEEYRVVDDAAVLQFFYNNKDVEVAQLVRKVCENVEFFGEDLATIDGFYELVLADVEIILNDGAYALLEKLVK, encoded by the coding sequence ATGAAAACTTTGAACTATAAAACGTTAGCAGAACTAGGATTTGACGAATTTTTATTAACAGAGGGCAAGGAGCGAATTTTGCAATTTGGAGAAGGAAATTTCTTGCGTGCATTTGTTGATTATTTTGTGGATGTTATGAACGAGAAGGTGGGATTTGATACCAAGGTGGTGATTGTTCAGCCGATTAAGCCTGGTTTGGCGCAGGTGATCAATGAGCAAGAAGGATTGTACACGCTGTATTTGAGAGGAAACGAAAAAGGGCATAAGGTAAACGAAAAGCGCGTCATTTCTAGTGTAAGCCGATGCATTAACCCGTATGATGATTATAACGAATTTTTAGCGTTGGCAAAAGGGGAGGATATTCGTATAATCGCATCGAATACGACTGAGGCTGGGATTGCTTTTGATGCTGCATGCAAATTTGATGATGCGCCACCTGCAGCGTTTCCGGCTAAACTTACCAGATTTATGTATGAGCGCTTTAAGGATAATAGGAAGGGATTTGTAATTTTATCTTGCGAGTTAATAGATGATAATGGCAAAGAGCTATTAAAGTGCGTTGAAGAGTATGCAAAGTTGTGGGCATTGGGCGATGACTTTGTTGCATGGGTGAGAGAGGAGAATATTTTTTGCTCAACTTTGGTGGATAGAATAGTAACAGGGTATCCGAGGGGAGAAGCCGAGGAGCTGTGTGAAGCGTTGGGATATCAAGATAATCTAATTGTGACAGCAGAAACATTTGGGTTTTGGGTGATAGAAGGGCCTAGCGCACTAGAAGCGGAGTTGCCATTTAAGGAAGCGGGATTGCCGGTGGTTATTACCGATAATCATAAGCCATATAAAGAGCGCAAGGTGAGGATTTTAAATGGTGCGCACACATCGATGGTGCTTGGAGCATATTTGGCGGGATTTGATATAGTGCGAGACTGCATGGGCGATGAAGTAGTGAGCGGATTTATGAATAAAGCGATATTCGATGAGATCATCCCGACACTTTCGCTGCCTAAAGATGAGCTTGTGGAATTTGCAAATTCTGTAAAAGATAGATTTAATAACCCGTATATCGATCATAAGCTGCTAGATATTTCGCTCAACTCTACATCTAAATTGAAGGCTAGAATTTTGCCAACAGTCAAAGACTATGTTGCGAAGTTTGGCACATTACCAAAATGTCTAACTGCAGCATTTGCATTTTATATTGCCTTTTATAGAAGAGGAAAAACTATGGCAGAGAATGCGTTGATTGCAGAGCGCCACGGTGAGGAATATCGAGTAGTTGATGATGCGGCTGTGCTGCAATTTTTCTATAACAATAAAGATGTAGAGGTGGCGCAGTTGGTTCGTAAAGTATGTGAAAATGTAGAATTTTTTGGAGAAGACCTAGCAACAATCGATGGATTCTATGAGCTAGTGCTAGCAGATGTAGAGATCATTTTAAATGATGGCGCATATGCTCTGTTAGAAAAATTGGTGAAGTAG
- a CDS encoding alpha-L-fucosidase — protein MNQYYENMKKYLEKIDDVIAKGPHKDTWESLANHKVPDWYRNAKFGIFIHWGVYAVPAFGSEWYARFVYKQDALRRGLNMFDHHVEKYGPHKDFGYKDFVPMFKAEKFDAAEWADLFKEAGARFVMPVAEHHDGFQMYDSDVSEWCATKKGPMKDIVGLLKQECEKRDMVLTTSSHRVEHYWFMCGGREFESDFQKYLDKDGNFEYGDMYWPSYPEPFMAKSEGVTTDQGSIHVEGIDPIFMEDWLVRTCELADKYQPQIMYFDWWIQIEPMKPYLKKFAAYYYNRAVEWGKEVTINYKNDAFQHTSAVRDIERGQLADVSPFFWQNDTSVAKNSWCYTENNDYKQSFEVICDLVDVVSKNGSLLLNVGPKADGTIPDQDKQILKDVGAWLKVNGEGIYDSYPFRKYGEGPIVTEEGHFTDTKRKSFTTQDFRFTYKPNAMYVFAMKWPQDGILKVKTFGSKVKKFNANILKAEVLGCDKPCEIIECDEHLTIISKHKAENPNLPVCVKLTID, from the coding sequence ATGAATCAATATTACGAGAACATGAAGAAATATCTTGAAAAGATTGATGATGTTATTGCAAAAGGTCCGCATAAGGATACTTGGGAATCGCTAGCAAATCATAAAGTACCTGATTGGTATCGAAATGCAAAGTTTGGTATATTTATCCATTGGGGAGTGTATGCAGTGCCCGCGTTTGGCAGCGAATGGTATGCTCGCTTTGTGTATAAGCAAGATGCATTGCGTCGTGGATTAAATATGTTTGATCACCACGTAGAAAAATATGGACCTCATAAAGACTTTGGCTATAAAGATTTTGTGCCTATGTTTAAGGCAGAGAAATTTGATGCGGCAGAGTGGGCAGACCTCTTTAAAGAAGCAGGGGCGAGATTTGTTATGCCGGTTGCGGAGCATCATGATGGATTCCAGATGTATGATAGCGATGTTTCTGAATGGTGTGCAACAAAAAAAGGTCCGATGAAAGATATCGTTGGTTTATTAAAACAAGAGTGTGAAAAGCGTGATATGGTTCTTACAACATCTTCTCATAGGGTGGAGCACTATTGGTTTATGTGTGGTGGACGTGAATTTGAAAGTGATTTCCAAAAGTATCTTGATAAAGATGGAAATTTTGAATATGGCGATATGTATTGGCCATCATATCCAGAACCTTTTATGGCAAAATCAGAGGGAGTAACGACAGATCAGGGCTCTATTCATGTGGAAGGGATAGATCCAATTTTTATGGAAGACTGGTTAGTTAGAACTTGCGAGCTTGCAGATAAGTATCAGCCGCAAATAATGTACTTTGATTGGTGGATTCAAATAGAACCAATGAAGCCATATCTTAAAAAATTTGCAGCATACTACTATAATCGTGCAGTAGAATGGGGCAAAGAAGTTACGATCAACTATAAAAACGATGCATTCCAACACACGAGTGCCGTTAGAGATATCGAGCGCGGACAATTAGCAGATGTGTCGCCGTTTTTCTGGCAAAACGATACATCGGTTGCAAAGAACTCTTGGTGCTATACAGAAAATAACGATTATAAGCAATCATTTGAAGTAATTTGTGACTTAGTAGACGTGGTATCTAAAAACGGATCGCTGCTGTTAAATGTTGGGCCAAAAGCCGATGGAACGATTCCAGATCAAGACAAGCAAATTCTAAAAGATGTAGGTGCGTGGCTGAAAGTGAATGGCGAAGGCATCTATGATTCGTATCCATTTAGAAAATATGGAGAAGGACCAATAGTAACAGAAGAAGGACACTTTACCGATACAAAGAGAAAATCTTTTACAACACAAGACTTTAGATTTACCTACAAACCGAATGCGATGTATGTATTTGCAATGAAGTGGCCACAAGATGGAATCCTAAAAGTGAAGACATTTGGCTCAAAAGTTAAAAAATTTAATGCAAATATTTTAAAGGCAGAGGTGCTGGGATGCGATAAGCCGTGTGAGATAATAGAGTGTGATGAGCACCTAACTATTATTTCTAAGCATAAAGCAGAAAATCCAAATTTACCAGTATGTGTCAAACTTACTATCGACTAA